One genomic region from Neisseria weaveri encodes:
- the yjgA gene encoding ribosome biogenesis factor YjgA yields the protein MANNEQEWVSKTQIKKQMNDLQDLGVQLTKLSADTLKKIGLPEDLLDALLEHKKITSNGALKRQVQYIGRLMRDVDPEPIERYLAKLRGDNAAHNAFLQRVEQMRERLIADDQALTVFMESYPAADAGKLRTLIRNARKEQEAAKPPKNFRALFQEVKALMEGSSETDETI from the coding sequence AAAGCAAATGAACGATTTGCAGGATTTGGGTGTTCAACTGACCAAGTTGTCGGCAGACACTTTGAAAAAAATCGGGTTGCCGGAGGATTTGTTGGACGCCTTGTTGGAGCATAAAAAAATTACTTCAAACGGTGCGTTGAAGCGTCAGGTCCAATATATCGGCCGTTTGATGCGCGATGTTGATCCTGAACCGATTGAACGCTATTTGGCGAAGTTGCGCGGAGACAATGCGGCGCACAATGCGTTTTTGCAGCGTGTGGAGCAAATGCGCGAGCGTTTGATTGCGGATGATCAGGCATTGACTGTATTTATGGAGTCTTATCCTGCTGCCGATGCGGGCAAGTTGCGTACGTTGATCAGAAATGCGCGCAAAGAACAGGAAGCTGCGAAACCGCCGAAAAATTTCCGGGCTTTGTTCCAAGAGGTCAAAGCGTTGATGGAGGGCAGTTCGGAAACGGATGAAACCATTTGA